GTAGGTATCTGGGAAGGCTTTAGCCAGGGCCATGTGACGAGCTGATATGTAAtactgaaggagagaggagagaggagagatgatagtTATTAGTAGAACGGTTGACATTTCTTCTCTTGGTAAAGGTGaaagttctcaccctgcccaggtATCTCCAGTCCAGAAGGTCACTCAGGCGCTCGGTGCGGTTCCGCTGGATGATCCTGGCGCGCCGGCTCTGCTGACAGAACTGGAACAGGTACGACGTGAGCTGGTTACATGACTCATCAACCCCTCTGTACCGTCGATCAAGGATGTAGATTCCTGAGGTAGAGGACAACAGCATTAGTCAAATCTACTGGAGAtcagttggtagagaatggcGTTTGTAATGCcaaaggttgtgggttcaattcccactggAACCACCCCATACGTACAACGTAACATGAATGACTGTCTCTTTGGATAAAAGCCTCATCTAAACGACATATTATACAGGGACCATTACTTCTCTAAATGTAGAATGTTTAATCAGCCCCTTGGACGACACTTAACAACCTTGACTTGGACACATTCTGAACACACCGTATGCTGAGGGATCAGCTATGTGTTCCTCCATGAAGCAGCCAAACCCAGAGAGGTTGGTAGAGATTGAGGGGATCCCCATGACTGTACACTcagctgagaaagagagagattgaagtAAATATACTTGTATTTGCCATACAGCCAATGTACAAGACAACCATATCTCCATGGTTCATAGTATCTGTAAGAGTCTACCTGGTGGTTCATAGGTTCTATAAGAGTCTACCTGGTGGTTCATAGTATCTATAAGAGTCTACCTGGTGGTTCATAGTATCTATAAGAGTCTACCTGGTGGTTCATAGGTTCTATAAGAGTCTACCTGGTGGTTCATAGTATCTATAAGAGTCTACCTGGTGGTTCATAGTATCTATAAGAGTCTACCTGGTGGTTCATAGTATCTATAAGAGTCTACCTGGTGGTTCATAGTATCTATAAGAGTCTACCTGGTGGTTCATAGTATCTATAAGAGTCTACCTGGTGGTTCATAGTATCTATAAGAGTCTACCTGGTGGTTCATAGTATCTATAAGAGTCTACCTGGTGGTTCATAGTATCTATAAGAGTCTACCTGGTGTATATCCCCACGGTTCATAGTAAGAGGGGAACACTCCAAGATGGCAGCCTCTTACAAACTCTTCATAATCCATCGgcaggaggggagaggtggaggacaggAACTCTGGGTGGAAGATCACCTAAAAGGATGATGGGGAAACACAAATGAAGCAGGGGATGAGGACAGAGTTGACCAGATGAAAGAGATGCACTTCCACCATATTATTTACACCAGTTTTACAAGTCTTCCAATCAGTGCagaagaaggggaagagaggaattATTTTGAAGCAGTTGAACCCATTTGACCCCCAGCTCTGCAGCGGGCTGAGCAATGGTTTCTAGCCCAGACTGGCCTGTGCATCAGTAGTAGGATAGTGTTATAGGAATGACATTTGTGTGACTGGAGGGACCAGAGCAGAGCACAGTGTGACGGCTATGTATTTGTAAAGTGTCAGTATAGCCCACATGCCATCTCACTAGCAAATGAGGACAATGGCAATGAGCCGTGTTTTTATCCTGGAGGATTGTTGCCATAGGCTATGTAACGTTGTCTCCGGCTGGAGCTGCCTAATACGTTTAATTATCTAATGACTTAAATGAATCAATCAATCTACCTTGACGCGGTCGGCAGAGCTGTTGAACAGGCCGATGCGGCGAATGCAAGTGAGGATGGGGTCGTTGCTGTCCTCCAGCATGTTGTGGGTACAGATGGGAGGCTGGCACTGCCTCTGGGTGGCAAAGATGGCACGCTTCATCATGGTGAAGTCGTCCTTACTCAGCATCTTGGACACGTCCGGCAACTGCCCACTAATGCAGCACAAAGGTAGATTTTACTAAGGGTGTAGAATACAAACCAGCACAAAGGTAGATTTTACTAAGGGTGTAAAATACAAACCAGCACAAAGGTAGATTTTACTAAGGGTGTAAAATACAAACCAGCACAAAGGTAGATTTTACTAAGGGTGTAAAATACAAACCAGCACAAAGGTAGATTTTACTAAGGGTGTAAAATACAAACCAGCACAAAGGTAGATTTTACTAAGGGTGTAGAATACAAACCAGCACAAAGGTAGATTTTACTAAGGGTGTAAAATACAAACCAGCACAAAGGTAGATTTTACTAAGGGTGTAAAATACAAACCAGCACAAAGGTAGATTTTACTAAGGGTGTAAAATACAAACCAGCACAAAAGCTCTGATGAATCAGCATGAATCAAGCATGAATCAAATGTGTGTGGGCTTCCCTTCTCTTTAACTAACACAAAGTAATTCATACAAACTGTCGTCTATAAGCTCTCTTACAGTAATAATGGTTTACAGGACAGTGATTCATATGGGTTTACAGGACAGTGATTCACATGGATTTACAGGACAGTGATTCACATGGGTTTACAGGACAGTGATTCATATGGGTTTACAGGACAGTGATTCATATGGGTTTACAGGACAGTGATTCATATGGGTTTACAGGACAGTGATTCATATGGGTTTACAGGACAGTGATTCACTCCTAgctgtccctagtccacctggccatgctgctgctccagtttcaactgttctgcctgcggctatagaacgctgacctgttcaccggatgtgctacctgtcccagacctgctgttttcaactctctagagacagcaggagcggtagagagactcaatgatcggctatgaaaagccaactgacatttactcctgaggtgctgacttgttgcaccctcgacaactactgtgattattattatttgaccatgctggtcatctatgaacatattggccatgttctgttataatctccacccggcacagccagaagaggactggccaccccacatagcctggttcctctctaggtttcttcctaggttttggcctttctagggagtttttcctagccaccgtgcttctacacctgcattggttgctatttgggattttaggctgggtttctgtacagcactttgagatatcagctgatgtacgaagggctatataaataaatttgacatGGGTTTGCAGGGCAGTGATTCATATGGGTTTACAGGGCAGTGATTCATATGGGTTTACAGGACAGTGATTCATATGGGTTTACAGGGCAGTGATTCATATGGGTTTACAGGACAGTGATTCATATGGGTTTACAGGACAGTGATTCATATGGGTTTACAGGACAGTGATTCATATGGGTTTACAGGACAGTGATTCATATGGGTTTACAGGACAGTGATTCATATGGGTTTACAGGACAGTGATTCATATGGGTTTACAGGACAGTGATTCATATGGGTTTACAGGACAGTGATTCATATGGGTTTACAGGACAGTGATTCATATGGGTTTACAGAACAGTGATTCATATGGGTTTAAAGGACAGTGAATCATATGGGTTTACAGGACAGTGATTGATATGGGTTTACAGGACAGTGATTGATATGGGTTTACAGGACAGTGATTCATAGAGGTCCACTTACACCAGCAGTGATTCATATAGTTTCTTTCCGAAGCGTTCCTTCACTGTTTGAGCGGTATCCCTGCCATGAGGATGTCAAAACAAAGTCCAGTTATTAGTCACTAGAAATACATACGTTTTATTATTTTCTCACATGCCAGTGTCTCCCTCTGTGGCAGGAAACAGCCATGGTGGCGTTGTCATTACCAGAGCTGCTTCCTGACTGCTTGGCCTTTCAGCGTCTCCACGTTGAAGTTGTTGGTCCGCGCAGGCATGATGAAGAACGCAACGACAGTCACGTCGCTGTGGTTgacctgggggagagagaggaggcagggagggagtaaATAGCTGCAAGATTCTTGAATACATCCAACTAACCGACAGACAGGTAGACAATGGGTGtgtacactcacacagacacccggtccattcagaaggtattcagatcccttgactttttacgttacagccttattctaaaatggattttatttaaacacaataacccataatgacaaagtgaaaacaggtttttagaaatgtttgcaaatctataaaaaaataccttatttgagaataaacagaaataccttatttacataagtattcagaccctttgctatgagactcgtaattgagctcaggtgcatcctgtttccattaatcatccttgagatgtttctataacttgattggagtccacccgtggtaaattcaattgattggacctgatttggaaaggcacacctgtctataagcccacagtttacagtgcatgtcagagcaaaaaccaagccatgaggtcaaaggaattgtttgtagagctctgagacaggattctctggtctgatgaaaccaagattgaactctttggcctgaatgcaaaatgtcacgtctggaggaaacctgccaccatccctacagtgaagaatggtggtggcatcatgctgtggggatgtttttcaggggcagagactgggagactagtcaggaacgagggaaagattaatggagcaaagtacagagagatccttgatgaaaacctgctccagagcactaaggacgtcagactggggcaaagattcaacttccaacaggacaacgaccctaaacacacagccaagtcaatgcaggagtggctttgggacaagtctctgaatgtccttgagtggcccaggcagagcccggacctgaaccaaatcaaacatctctggagagacctgaaaatagctgtgcagctacgctccccatccaacctgacaagagtttgagaggatctccagagaagaatggaagaaattccccaaatacaagtgtgccaagcttgtagcgtcacacccaagaagactcgaggctgtaatcgctgcaaaagatGCTTcataaaagtactgagtaaagtgtctgaagaCTTATGTCAATTCGATataatattttgttgttgtagtaatacatttgcaaaaatgtctaaaaacctgtttttgatttgtcattatggggtatcgtgtgtagattaatgagggattTTTTTccaaatcaattttagaataaggcagtaacctaacaaaatgtggaaaaagttgaggggtctgaataatttcggaacgcacacacattttctgatacacgtgtacacacacacacacacacacacacacagtgccggacacgcacacacacagcttactCTCAGTAGATAGTTGAGTCTGGCCAAAGCCTCCAAGAAGATATCAGCTCCTTTGTTGCTGAACTCATACCTCCCAGCGATGAACAGGAACAGACACTTGTCCAGGTTGAAGTCCAGGTGCCTGGCGGGTGGGACAACAACAACCATTCAAGATGAGACCATCACCTGACCACATGTCcagaccagggttggggtcaatttcatttcaattcagtcaattccaAAAGTAAACCGACATTCCATTTGCTTCTCTATGAGAATTGATATTGGAATTCAGGTTatttcctgaattgaaatggaacggACCCCAACCCTCATCCAACCACATTCATTCATTCCCTTGTTCTCCATAATCAAGATTTATAGCATTAAAATGAAGGTTGGGGTATGTATAATTTGATAACGAGATTGAGAATCTCAGCAAACTAAAGAAAAATACCACAAACTATATTTTGACATTTGTttaattagtccactgttgatacagtctcaaaatgtcagcaatcaagttttttttGGTGTTGTTCCCCTTTAATTCAGGTGAGCACCAGCCAGACAGTTGTGTTTGGCTAACTGTGTTTCTGTAGTCACTTGTGATGCAGTTTTCAAAACAATGGCCACTGGATTGGTGCAAATCATAATGATTCTGCCAGGTAGTTAATAGGCTACTTTGTATCGACCTTTTAAGTGTCTTTCCATTTACCCCAAAACGGTTAGACACTCATTAGCACCGCTAACGGCTAAGCCCACAGCAGGGCTTGACATTCTGGTAAATGTGCTAGACACACTGGGCCAGTGCCAACTGAAAGCTACTGGCCCGAAGAAAAAAATACAAGATCTGACAGCAGGTGATTTTATATTTAATTTGTGGGCTGAGTAAGTCGCCTTACAGGGTTCATACAGACATCGGaaagtcaaattcaaggactttaAATTACTTTTTTAAACACTTAATTGTAGGCAAATTTTGAAGGAGCTACATTTTATGTCATTGTTGTAATAGCCTATAGAAGAAGAAAAATCCCCCCCCGTTTCCACTATGAATAATGCATTCTGTTTTTAATAGGCCTAACCAATAGTATTATGCATTGACAAAACTTTTACATTCTAAAATGTCACAATATTGTGGACATTGCCTGACTAAATAGACAGCATGCTCCTGACACAAACACAACAACGTGTCTGTACATGTGGTAGCTAGTCGGTCTCACCAAAATAAATAAGTGAACCAACTAatcgagtcagttaagaacaaattcttatttacaacaccGGCCAAACTACCTTTGTATAGAAAACCAAGTTGAAGCAAACATAATAACCGCATAGGGTTTTACCGCAACAGGCTTCAATTGAAACAGCGGGAAACAAACGAAAGCACCTGAATCTCATAAAAACTGATCAGAAATTCAATCACGTAATAATTCTATTGGAGCAGTAGAAGTTGTAAATCGGCTACCATAACCAATGACTTCAACAACCAAATAGTGGAGAAGAAATATCTGATTTTCATGGTAGGCTATTCCATGACTGATTTTGTGCATCGCCAATATTTAAACAAGAACGTTTTACCTGGGTTGCATACCCATTCTGGCCTTAGCATTTACTGCTAGATATAACTTGTAACATCTTTCCTACTGCTttcctcaacacaacaaccagctGTTTCAGAGCTGCGCGTTCTTTCTGCGCATCAGATCATCTATAGGCCGTGTGCAGAGCGAGTGATAAATAACCGACATAACGAACGAAAAGCTTTGGGaatccatttttttaaataaattatataGCCTAGATTAAAAATAGCATTATTAAAATGTGTTTTCCACTGGCCAGGGGGCCACTGATGGAGGGTTTCTAAACCTCCCCTGTATGTCAAgtcctgacacacacagacaggggcatTCCCGTGACGATGTTGCCTCTTCAGAAACTTGATTTATTTTTGGTCAGTTGCACATTACTGTTTGAATAAATCATGATAAAAAAAGATATGTAACTGGCACCCTTGCGACCAAAACATGTGTCGCACTGTTATGGCCACAGTATCAAACCCTGAAAATGATAGTGTCAATAAGGTTCAAGCAACAGGCTGTTTCTATGGTTGTCTATTAATATGATAGGTAACACTCCCATCACTGGGAAAAAAACAGGTTAAAttaacattgtttccacatcatttaaacaaaacaaatgtgATAATGTtgaatcaacaacaaaaataaacataagggaatttcttatttttttccacccaactttgaacctaaatccaatgtgATGGTGATCATGTTTTGTTGAAtttacattagttgacaactcaacatAATGACAATCAAAAATAGACATTGaaatgacatctgtgcccagtgggtcagcagtatgtatatatagtatatttgTGTTTGGGTGGTGACCCCACTGACCCATAGAAGTGACCTCTGATGAACTCCTGGATACGGTTCTTGCTCTGGGCGTGCAGGTTCTGGAACTCATGCATGGCAGAGAACTTCTTCACGTTCAGCCCGTTAGGGGTGATTATGTCTGTGGGGTGgcgggggagaaggagagagggagaacaggaaagggagagagagagagagaacaggagacggagaggtagagataacaagagaagagaggtagagaaagaacaGGAGATGAGGGGTAGAGAtaacaagagagaggagaggtagagataacAGAAGAGGTTAGCCAGACAGTCAACTAAGAACAAACAAAGAGGttaaaaggtttaaaaaaaaagagactTGACAGGAATTCCTgtgacagacatgcacacacacacctggtttcctcTTGAGCAGGTGCTCTGCCTCAACGGCTGTGATCTGAGAGACGGTGGTGAAGACATGAGCGCAGCGTGCCGCTGTCCGCTCCAGACAATACCGATGGTAGATCTGTCTATCCCCCGCCTCCTTATCCACGTTGaactgagacagagaggacaaTTCCAAATCGTCAATTCCACTCACCAAGACCTACTATGAGCTAAAGTTTATTGAATAAGtaacatgaaaaaaaaaagtattctcaATTATTTTTGATCATAAAACAAAGCCTATCTGATCTAGAGTAGTGGCTGTGGTGGCTGTGGTGGCTGTGGTGGCTGTGGTGGCTGTGGTGGCTGTGGTGGCTGTGGTGGCTGTGGTGGCTGTGGTGAAGAGGCTGGGAGACACTGACCCACAACATTCAGCAGTTGTGGGTCAAGTAAATAGCACATCAACTAAGTGTTTCACTGTTTTAGTGGAGCAATCCAGGGTCGATGAAACAGGACAGACTAGATGCTAAAAACCAACATGCTAAAAATGCTAAGGTCCTGCCCGCCCCACCTTCCACACACTTGCGTAACTCTGGAAGCATCAGATTGGTATCATCAGTCTGGTAACAGTTCTCCACTAACTCTAGAAGCATCAGATTGGTATCATCTGGTAACAGTTCTCCCCTAACTCTAGAAGCATCAGATTGGTATCATCTGGTAACAGTTCTCCCCTAACTCTAGAAGCATCAGATTGGTATCATCTGGTAACAGTTCTCCACTAACTCTAGAAGCATCAGATTGGTATCATCAGTCTGGTAACAGTTCTCCACTAACTCTAGAAGCATCAGATTGGTATCAGTATGGTAACAGTTCTCCACTAACTCTAGAAGCATCAGCTTGGTATCATCTGGTAACAGTTCCCTTTCAGATCTACACTAGTGAATACTAAGTAGGGGACTAGGGGTTGATTTAAGATCAGGGCAAAAGATACTAGCTAGGGTGATACAACTGACCTTCAAACAACCTAGAATGACCCACAACGCTTACTGTGAGGTCAGTTACCTGTGAATGATGGTGAAGATGCACAAAGACAGAGCAATCAGAACAAAGTAAACATGACATCCCAaccctgaccaacacacaccacagATCATGACATCACCACatgtgtacacacaaacacacagatacactcaCATCGGCGAGGTTGTTGTAGAAGTCCACGCTGCCGGCACACAGGTAGCGTCCCAGCAGGGTGGCGTGGGTGGTGAAGATGGTTGCCACGGGCAACTGTCTTTGTCTACACAGCGCCAAGCCCAGGCCTGCCAGCCACTCATGGAAATGGGCCAGGATATGGGGAGGCTCCTCACACTGCGCTGCATACTGGAAGAAGACAATGTGGGGTTAATATAATGGGCCAGCATACTGGAGGAAGACAATGTGGGGTTAATATAATGGGCCAGCATTCTGGAGGAAGACAATGTGGGGTTAATATAATGGGCCAGCATTCTGGAGGAAGACAATGTGGGGTTAATATAATGGGCCAGCATACTGGAGGAAGACAATGTGGGGTTAATATAATGGGCCAGCATACTGGAGGAAGACAATGTGGGGTTAATATAATGGGCCAGCATACTGGAGTAAGACAATGTGGGGTTAATGGGCCAGCATTCTGGAGGAAGACAATGTGGGGTTAATATAATAGCCAGCATACTGGAGGAAGACAATGTGGGGTTAATATAATGGGCCAGCATTCTGGAGGAAGACAATGTGGGGTTAATACGGAACCTTATACGGAATACTGTTACTAATGAATTGTAAACTTGAACTGACACAAGCCATTATTAATCTGGCTAGAACA
This sequence is a window from Oncorhynchus mykiss isolate Arlee chromosome 13, USDA_OmykA_1.1, whole genome shotgun sequence. Protein-coding genes within it:
- the LOC110487454 gene encoding glycogen [starch] synthase, muscle translates to MPLARSLSITSLSGLEEWDEEFDLEDAVLFEIAWEVANKVGGIYTVIQTKARLTAEEWGENYFLVGPYVESNVRTQVELIEPTNPALKRAIDKMNSSGCKVYFGRWLIEGSPYVVLIDVAFTAWNLDKWKKELWDNFSIGVPWFDREANDAVLFGFLTAWLLGEYAAQCEEPPHILAHFHEWLAGLGLALCRQRQLPVATIFTTHATLLGRYLCAGSVDFYNNLADFNVDKEAGDRQIYHRYCLERTAARCAHVFTTVSQITAVEAEHLLKRKPDIITPNGLNVKKFSAMHEFQNLHAQSKNRIQEFIRGHFYGHLDFNLDKCLFLFIAGRYEFSNKGADIFLEALARLNYLLRVNHSDVTVVAFFIMPARTNNFNVETLKGQAVRKQLWDTAQTVKERFGKKLYESLLVGQLPDVSKMLSKDDFTMMKRAIFATQRQCQPPICTHNMLEDSNDPILTCIRRIGLFNSSADRVKVIFHPEFLSSTSPLLPMDYEEFVRGCHLGVFPSYYEPWGYTPAECTVMGIPSISTNLSGFGCFMEEHIADPSAYGIYILDRRYRGVDESCNQLTSYLFQFCQQSRRARIIQRNRTERLSDLLDWRYLGRYYISARHMALAKAFPDTYFYQPHDSDTAQGFRYPRPASVPPSPSLSRHSSPRQSEAEEDDDRYDEDAEAEKDRLNIRQPLTLPSKKGPALPYTLPGANGEKNGATGVKN